A DNA window from Amycolatopsis sp. DSM 110486 contains the following coding sequences:
- the trxB gene encoding thioredoxin-disulfide reductase produces the protein MAAEEMRNLIVVGSGPAGYTAAVYAARAQLEPLVFEGTQFGGALMTTTEVENFPGFRDGIQGPDLMEEMRKQAERFGAELRAEDVESLELTGDVKYVVANGKRYAARAVVLAMGAAARYLNVPGEQDLLGRGVSACATCDGFFFRDHDIAVAGGGDSAMEEATFLTKFAKSVTIVHRRDEFRASKIMLERARANDKIKWQLNSEITGVEGDGTVKGLKVTDTKTGDEKTLDVTGFFVAIGHDPRSALVRGQVDVDEDGYVVTQGRTSYTNVPGVFAAGDLVDRTYRQAITAAGSGCSAAIDAERWLAEHGDENAHEASELVGGGYGAGTH, from the coding sequence GTGGCTGCCGAGGAAATGAGGAACCTGATCGTCGTCGGGTCGGGTCCCGCCGGTTACACGGCTGCGGTTTACGCGGCTCGCGCGCAGCTCGAACCGTTGGTGTTCGAGGGCACGCAGTTCGGTGGTGCGCTGATGACGACCACGGAGGTCGAGAACTTCCCCGGCTTCCGCGACGGCATCCAGGGCCCGGACCTGATGGAAGAGATGCGCAAGCAGGCCGAGCGCTTCGGCGCCGAGCTGCGCGCGGAGGACGTCGAGTCGCTGGAGCTGACGGGCGACGTCAAGTACGTGGTCGCGAACGGCAAGCGGTACGCCGCGCGCGCGGTCGTCCTCGCGATGGGCGCTGCGGCGCGCTACTTGAACGTGCCCGGTGAGCAGGACCTGCTCGGCCGCGGTGTGTCGGCCTGTGCGACGTGTGACGGCTTCTTCTTCCGCGACCACGACATCGCCGTGGCCGGCGGTGGTGACTCCGCGATGGAGGAGGCGACCTTCCTGACGAAGTTCGCCAAGTCCGTCACGATCGTGCACCGCCGTGACGAGTTCCGCGCGTCCAAGATCATGCTCGAGCGCGCCCGCGCGAACGACAAGATCAAGTGGCAGCTGAACTCCGAGATCACCGGGGTGGAAGGCGACGGCACCGTCAAGGGCCTGAAGGTCACGGACACCAAGACCGGCGACGAGAAGACGCTGGACGTCACCGGTTTCTTCGTCGCGATCGGTCACGACCCGCGCAGCGCTCTGGTGCGCGGCCAGGTCGACGTCGACGAGGACGGCTACGTGGTGACGCAGGGGCGCACGTCCTACACGAACGTGCCGGGCGTGTTCGCGGCCGGTGACCTCGTGGACCGCACCTACCGTCAGGCCATCACGGCGGCGGGTTCCGGGTGCAGCGCGGCCATCGACGCGGAACGATGGCTGGCGGAGCACGGCGACGAGAACGCCCACGAGGCGTCCGAGCTGGTCGGCGGCGGCTACGGCGCCGGCACCCACTGA
- a CDS encoding serine/threonine-protein kinase produces the protein MTKRVESPDRSPRPAKPPLSALDPTHPAGAGDHGEGHGTECAGRLVAGRYRVESLLARGGMAMIWLAEDEFLRRQVALKQVNVSYRASAQSRRAARVRALREARTAAQVGHPGVVTVYDVVRQDGDPWIVMELLRGRSLAEALDAEGPLRGEQVIHIGLSLLDVLRAVHRANIVHRDVKPANVQLCDGARVILTDFGIAIAPGSDSRTQIRIVAGSPGYVSPERLRGGKAGPASDLFSLGATLFTAVEGTSPFTRDNMAATLAAVTEEPPAPFLRAGPLRPVIEGLLAKEPNRRLNADQAYTVLQSIRRERCRTDLQIR, from the coding sequence ATGACGAAGCGTGTGGAGTCACCAGATCGGAGCCCACGCCCCGCGAAGCCTCCGCTTTCAGCACTTGACCCGACACATCCGGCGGGCGCCGGCGACCACGGAGAGGGCCATGGGACCGAGTGTGCCGGGCGACTCGTGGCAGGCCGGTATCGAGTCGAGTCGCTACTGGCCCGCGGCGGAATGGCGATGATCTGGCTCGCCGAGGACGAGTTCCTACGGCGTCAGGTCGCGCTGAAGCAAGTCAACGTGAGCTACCGCGCATCCGCGCAATCACGCAGAGCCGCTCGCGTGCGGGCACTCCGGGAGGCGCGTACCGCTGCGCAAGTGGGCCACCCCGGCGTTGTCACGGTCTACGACGTCGTCAGGCAGGACGGCGATCCGTGGATCGTCATGGAACTGCTGCGGGGGCGGAGTCTGGCCGAAGCGCTCGACGCCGAGGGGCCGCTGCGGGGCGAGCAGGTGATCCACATCGGACTGAGCCTTCTCGACGTGCTGCGCGCCGTACACCGCGCGAACATCGTGCATCGCGATGTCAAACCGGCCAACGTGCAGCTCTGCGATGGTGCGCGGGTGATCCTGACCGACTTCGGCATCGCGATCGCCCCCGGCAGTGATTCACGAACTCAGATCCGCATAGTGGCCGGCAGCCCGGGCTATGTTTCACCCGAACGGCTCCGCGGGGGCAAGGCCGGACCGGCGTCCGACCTATTCTCTCTCGGCGCAACGCTGTTCACCGCCGTCGAGGGCACGTCGCCGTTCACCAGGGACAACATGGCCGCCACACTCGCCGCCGTGACCGAGGAACCACCGGCCCCGTTCTTGCGTGCCGGCCCGTTGCGCCCGGTCATCGAGGGTCTCCTGGCCAAGGAGCCGAACCGACGACTGAACGCCGACCAGGCATACACCGTCCTGCAGAGCATCCGGCGCGAGCGCTGCCGCACGGACCTGCAGATCCGGTGA
- the msrA gene encoding peptide-methionine (S)-S-oxide reductase MsrA — protein MTTEKAILAGGCFWGMEELFRHQPGVVSTRVGYSGGDTPNATYRNHGTHAEAIEVLYDPSQTDFRNLLEFFFQVHDPTTKNRQGNDIGLSYRSAIYFTNDEQKKVAEDTIADVEASGLWPGKVVTEVTPAGDFWQAEPEHQNYLQTYPNGYTCHFPRPGWKLPKRATAS, from the coding sequence GTGACGACCGAAAAGGCGATCCTCGCGGGCGGATGTTTCTGGGGCATGGAGGAGCTGTTCCGCCACCAGCCCGGCGTCGTGTCCACGCGCGTCGGCTACAGCGGCGGCGACACCCCCAACGCCACCTACCGCAACCACGGCACCCACGCCGAGGCCATCGAGGTCCTCTACGACCCCTCCCAGACCGACTTCCGCAACCTGCTCGAGTTCTTCTTCCAGGTCCACGACCCGACCACGAAGAACCGCCAGGGCAACGACATCGGCCTGAGCTACCGCTCCGCGATCTACTTCACCAACGACGAGCAGAAGAAGGTCGCCGAAGACACCATCGCCGACGTCGAGGCCTCCGGCCTCTGGCCCGGCAAGGTCGTCACCGAAGTCACCCCCGCCGGCGACTTCTGGCAGGCCGAACCCGAACACCAGAACTACCTGCAGACCTATCCGAACGGCTACACGTGTCACTTCCCCCGCCCCGGGTGGAAGCTGCCCAAGCGGGCGACGGCCTCGTGA
- a CDS encoding isocitrate lyase/phosphoenolpyruvate mutase family protein → MSDSAAPTRYEQFAELHRGPNIVIMPNAWDVPSALLFAEAGFKSIATSSAAFAATLGRLDGIHAISRDTHLDHAALLTSVSGLPINGDFEDGYGETPEDVRTTVDAAIACGLAGIGIEDTTGDPANPIRDFDDAVRRIEAAAAAARGQIVLTGRTDNFLWGISDLEDTIRRLTAFAEAGADVLYAPNLPDTASISTVVKAVAPKPVNVLVSPQGTATLAELQTIGVRRISLGVDPYTHALGATKAAAAKLADGDLTALASDLTFGHIIDLIKG, encoded by the coding sequence ATGTCTGACAGTGCAGCCCCGACACGCTACGAACAGTTCGCCGAACTCCATCGTGGCCCCAATATCGTCATCATGCCCAACGCATGGGACGTGCCGTCGGCCCTGCTGTTCGCGGAGGCCGGGTTCAAGTCCATCGCGACCTCTTCAGCGGCGTTCGCCGCGACACTGGGCCGGCTTGACGGCATCCACGCCATCAGCCGTGACACGCATCTGGACCATGCCGCCCTGCTCACGTCCGTGAGTGGCCTGCCGATCAACGGCGACTTCGAAGACGGTTACGGCGAGACTCCCGAAGATGTCCGGACGACTGTCGACGCTGCCATCGCCTGCGGTCTGGCCGGCATCGGCATCGAGGACACCACTGGTGACCCCGCCAACCCGATTCGTGACTTCGATGATGCGGTTCGCCGCATCGAGGCCGCCGCCGCAGCTGCGCGTGGGCAGATCGTCCTGACCGGCCGTACGGACAACTTCTTGTGGGGGATTTCTGACCTCGAGGACACCATCCGCCGCCTCACGGCCTTCGCGGAAGCAGGAGCTGACGTCCTGTACGCGCCGAACCTGCCGGACACGGCCTCGATCAGCACAGTTGTCAAGGCTGTCGCGCCCAAGCCGGTCAACGTCCTCGTCAGCCCCCAGGGCACCGCTACCCTTGCGGAACTCCAGACGATCGGCGTCCGCCGGATCAGCCTCGGGGTTGACCCGTACACGCACGCCCTCGGAGCTACGAAGGCGGCTGCGGCGAAGCTCGCGGACGGAGACCTCACGGCGCTCGCATCGGATCTCACCTTCGGCCACATCATCGACCTGATCAAGGGCTGA
- the msrB gene encoding peptide-methionine (R)-S-oxide reductase MsrB — translation MYTVREAFVQQYNKNPEAVSRLTPEQYRVTQQDGTERAFANAYWDNHEPGIYVDVVSGEPLFASVDKYESHSGWPSFTKPIQKTTNVVERNDFSHGMIRAEVRSLHGDSHLGHVFDDGPVDQGGLRYCINSASLKFIHLDDLEKEGYGDFRALFTDDTDNTDK, via the coding sequence GTGTACACCGTCAGGGAGGCGTTCGTGCAGCAGTACAACAAGAACCCGGAAGCCGTGTCCCGGCTGACCCCGGAGCAGTACCGCGTGACCCAGCAGGACGGGACCGAGCGGGCGTTCGCGAACGCCTACTGGGACAACCACGAGCCCGGCATCTACGTCGACGTCGTGTCCGGCGAGCCGCTGTTCGCGTCGGTCGACAAGTACGAGAGCCACTCCGGCTGGCCGAGCTTCACCAAGCCGATCCAGAAGACGACGAACGTCGTCGAGCGCAACGACTTCAGCCACGGCATGATCCGGGCGGAGGTCCGTTCGCTGCACGGTGACAGCCACCTCGGCCACGTCTTCGACGACGGCCCGGTCGACCAGGGCGGCCTGCGCTACTGCATCAACTCCGCGTCGTTGAAGTTCATCCACCTCGACGACCTGGAGAAAGAGGGGTATGGAGACTTCCGTGCCCTCTTCACCGACGACACCGACAACACCGACAAGTAA
- a CDS encoding DUF5709 domain-containing protein — MSDDADEYDGGVDNDSGVLEPDESLDERDVEDVLDEGYSASERPIAVFDWGTTAGEAAGHEDLGHRLARELPDFTGEPEGDGLGDTSDTDGELYDDQVGTRRAGRLIEDEESDPVYPYLFASDAGVDGAAASAEEAAVHIVPE, encoded by the coding sequence ATGAGTGACGACGCTGACGAGTACGACGGCGGCGTGGACAACGACTCCGGCGTCCTCGAACCCGATGAGAGCCTCGACGAGCGGGATGTCGAGGACGTCCTCGACGAGGGCTACTCCGCCTCCGAACGACCGATCGCCGTGTTCGATTGGGGCACCACGGCCGGCGAGGCCGCGGGGCATGAGGACCTCGGCCACCGCCTCGCGCGCGAACTGCCCGATTTCACGGGCGAGCCCGAAGGCGACGGCCTGGGCGACACATCGGACACGGACGGGGAGCTCTACGACGACCAGGTCGGCACTCGGCGCGCCGGACGGTTGATCGAAGACGAGGAGTCGGATCCGGTCTACCCCTATCTGTTCGCGTCGGACGCTGGAGTAGACGGCGCCGCCGCGTCCGCGGAGGAAGCGGCCGTTCATATCGTCCCCGAATAG
- the trxA gene encoding thioredoxin, whose translation MGNNTVKVTDKSFVDDVLTSEKPVLVDFWATWCGPCKMVAPVLEEIAAENGEKLTVAKLDIDENPNTARDYQVMSIPTLILFQGGKPVKQIVGAKPKAALLSDLKDVL comes from the coding sequence ATGGGCAACAACACCGTCAAGGTGACCGACAAGTCGTTCGTGGACGACGTCCTGACCAGCGAAAAGCCGGTCCTGGTCGACTTCTGGGCGACCTGGTGCGGGCCTTGTAAGATGGTCGCCCCGGTGCTCGAGGAGATCGCGGCCGAGAACGGCGAGAAGCTGACCGTCGCGAAGCTCGACATCGACGAGAACCCGAACACGGCGCGTGACTACCAGGTGATGTCGATCCCGACGCTGATCCTGTTTCAGGGTGGCAAGCCGGTGAAGCAGATCGTCGGCGCGAAGCCGAAGGCGGCTCTGCTGTCGGATCTGAAGGACGTCCTCTGA
- the tal gene encoding transaldolase codes for MNEDEDSDRLRELSAAGVSIWLDELSRDILENGEFERLVRSRSVVGVTTNPTIFANAITRSSRYAAQLERLARNGIDVAEAVRVLTIWDVQHAANVLRPVWEQTDGIDGRVSLEVSPELAGDTDATIAEAVQLWELVDRPNLMVKIPATRAGVQAVTGALAAGVNVNVTLVFSAQRCAEIGEAYVEGLEQALENGHDLASIHSVSSLFVSRVDTEVDIRLDATGVRELRGRAALANARLAHEALTAVWESSRWQSLAAEGARPQRLLWASTGVKDASFPDTKYVTGLITPGTVSTMPPATLSAFADHGEVSGDQVVGRSKEAAADMAAVVAAGVDLGDVYDTLERQGVAKFSASWRALHASVGALLG; via the coding sequence GTGAACGAAGACGAAGACAGCGATCGGCTCCGCGAGCTCAGCGCAGCCGGCGTTTCGATCTGGCTGGATGAGCTCTCGCGCGACATTCTGGAGAACGGCGAATTCGAACGCCTCGTGCGAAGCCGTTCAGTCGTCGGCGTCACCACGAACCCGACGATCTTCGCCAACGCCATCACCCGGAGCAGCCGGTACGCCGCGCAGCTGGAACGCCTGGCCAGGAACGGTATCGACGTTGCCGAGGCAGTTCGGGTGCTGACGATCTGGGACGTTCAGCACGCGGCGAACGTGCTCCGTCCGGTCTGGGAGCAGACCGACGGCATCGACGGCAGGGTGTCGCTGGAGGTGAGCCCCGAGCTCGCCGGCGACACGGACGCGACCATCGCGGAGGCGGTCCAGCTCTGGGAGCTCGTCGACCGGCCGAACCTCATGGTGAAGATCCCGGCCACGCGCGCCGGCGTCCAGGCTGTTACCGGTGCGCTCGCAGCCGGCGTGAACGTGAACGTGACCTTGGTCTTCTCGGCGCAGCGGTGCGCCGAGATCGGCGAGGCGTACGTCGAGGGCCTCGAACAGGCCCTTGAGAACGGCCACGACCTCGCGTCGATCCATTCCGTGTCGTCTCTGTTCGTATCCAGAGTGGATACCGAGGTCGACATACGCCTCGATGCCACCGGCGTCCGAGAGCTGCGTGGCCGCGCAGCCCTGGCCAATGCACGGCTCGCTCACGAGGCCTTGACAGCAGTGTGGGAATCCTCGCGATGGCAGAGCCTTGCCGCCGAGGGCGCCCGCCCGCAGCGACTCCTGTGGGCATCCACGGGTGTCAAGGACGCGTCCTTCCCGGACACCAAGTACGTCACCGGTCTCATCACGCCCGGAACCGTTTCCACGATGCCACCCGCGACGCTCTCGGCGTTCGCCGATCACGGCGAGGTTTCCGGCGATCAGGTCGTCGGGCGCAGCAAGGAGGCGGCAGCGGACATGGCGGCCGTCGTCGCCGCGGGTGTCGACCTCGGCGATGTGTACGACACGCTCGAGAGGCAAGGCGTCGCCAAGTTCTCAGCCAGTTGGCGCGCCCTCCACGCCTCAGTCGGCGCGCTTCTCGGCTGA